Proteins encoded in a region of the Pseudomonas syringae KCTC 12500 genome:
- a CDS encoding PapB/FocB family fimbrial expression transcriptional regulator: protein MSQLKESGLIPGKVTSQHFDVLLSFTGIRGEMLEAALRAHFVDGLSQRDAIQQTGVNQSLLSRKAAALKVMSGRLEDASRYYR from the coding sequence ATGTCGCAGCTCAAAGAGTCAGGGTTGATCCCAGGCAAGGTCACGTCTCAGCACTTCGACGTGCTGCTGTCGTTTACCGGAATCAGAGGGGAGATGCTTGAGGCAGCACTGCGTGCGCATTTCGTCGACGGCCTGTCTCAGCGCGATGCAATCCAGCAGACTGGCGTGAATCAGAGCTTGCTGTCTCGGAAGGCTGCAGCGTTGAAGGTCATGAGTGGACGCCTTGAAGATGCATCAAGGTATTACCGATAG
- a CDS encoding TIGR03752 family integrating conjugative element protein, protein MKGNPLLKYLVIPFLLIVIFVGIKSLGSAPAPSTETPAPKLTAEQAKALGVEGDTPSDTLRTVVAEGRELKQQITDVIAQNNAYKQDNETLKQRLANVDQNVEQRLKNAQEQFKLDSQQQQQSVLEGLRKQMDELTRMGQNSNSNSDLPIGLGVQPGDGQQFKSETSSSDIVWIDPQDATALDSNGKPITAGNSVPASAYSFPTAFGESVDRGQKALTTGAQSVRDDMGGQQQERKKVRRAYTLPQNSTLMGSVAMSALIGRVPVDGTVNDPYPFKVLIGPDNLTANGIDLPDVAGAVASGTASGDWTLSCVRGQIKSLTFVFTDGTVRTLPAPVQGGNQQNNNQNNSGDQQPIQGGLGWISDPYGIPCIAGERRSNAQQYIGSQALITAAGAGAASLIKTEGSTSSYVSNASGTLGSTGLSGNEAMGKILTQGVTDVSSWVNKLYGQAFAAIYVLPGAQVSLHIDQELEIDYELKGRKVKYASGANHANANLD, encoded by the coding sequence ATGAAAGGTAATCCGCTGCTCAAGTACCTGGTGATTCCATTCCTCCTGATTGTGATTTTCGTGGGCATCAAATCACTGGGAAGTGCCCCCGCACCAAGTACCGAAACCCCTGCTCCAAAACTGACGGCTGAGCAAGCCAAAGCTCTTGGTGTGGAAGGCGACACGCCGAGCGACACGCTACGCACGGTCGTCGCTGAAGGTCGCGAGCTCAAGCAACAGATCACAGACGTCATTGCGCAGAACAATGCCTACAAACAGGACAACGAGACGCTCAAACAGCGACTGGCAAACGTTGACCAGAACGTCGAACAGCGCCTTAAAAACGCCCAGGAGCAGTTCAAGCTGGATAGTCAGCAGCAACAGCAGAGCGTGCTGGAGGGCTTGCGCAAACAGATGGATGAACTGACCCGAATGGGACAAAACAGTAATTCCAATTCGGACCTACCGATTGGTTTGGGTGTTCAGCCTGGTGATGGCCAACAGTTCAAATCGGAAACAAGCAGTTCAGACATCGTGTGGATCGATCCACAGGACGCGACGGCCCTGGACAGCAACGGTAAACCGATCACTGCCGGCAATAGCGTCCCAGCCAGCGCCTACAGCTTTCCTACAGCCTTCGGCGAGTCCGTAGACCGAGGACAGAAAGCGCTCACGACAGGCGCTCAGTCCGTCCGCGATGACATGGGTGGGCAGCAACAGGAGCGTAAGAAGGTACGACGTGCCTACACCCTGCCTCAAAACTCGACGTTGATGGGGTCGGTGGCCATGTCCGCGTTGATCGGCCGGGTTCCTGTTGATGGGACGGTTAATGACCCCTACCCGTTCAAGGTGCTGATCGGTCCCGACAACCTGACCGCCAATGGCATCGACCTTCCTGACGTAGCCGGTGCGGTGGCCAGCGGTACAGCGTCCGGCGACTGGACCCTCTCGTGCGTGCGGGGGCAGATCAAAAGTCTGACCTTCGTGTTTACCGACGGCACTGTCCGCACGTTGCCGGCACCGGTTCAGGGTGGGAATCAACAGAACAACAACCAGAACAACTCTGGAGACCAACAACCCATCCAGGGTGGTCTGGGCTGGATCAGTGATCCATACGGCATTCCCTGTATTGCGGGCGAGCGACGCAGCAATGCTCAGCAGTACATCGGCTCACAAGCCCTCATTACCGCAGCCGGTGCTGGAGCAGCATCGTTGATCAAGACCGAGGGAAGCACCTCCTCTTACGTCTCGAATGCTTCTGGGACGCTGGGTAGCACCGGTTTGTCTGGTAACGAGGCGATGGGAAAGATCCTGACCCAAGGAGTCACGGACGTTTCGAGCTGGGTTAACAAACTCTACGGACAAGCGTTCGCGGCCATTTATGTACTGCCTGGTGCGCAAGTCTCGCTGCACATCGATCAAGAGCTGGAAATTGACTACGAACTCAAAGGCCGCAAGGTCAAGTACGCCTCAGGAGCGAACCATGCCAATGCCAACCTGGATTGA
- a CDS encoding TIGR03751 family conjugal transfer lipoprotein, whose product MPMPTWIEHLGSARSALLYCALTAGLLAGCSTNKEQMLPHGQNTMMDVWNQGTTGSAGSASGRQLLDARSELRRPIDVRATQPLQDSAAYTRTAQNEIYSQFKRLPNPDLVMYVFPHLAGSDPAPVPGYTTVFPLYQRVQYAMPGERVEDY is encoded by the coding sequence ATGCCAATGCCAACCTGGATTGAACACTTGGGGTCAGCGCGCAGCGCGCTGCTGTATTGCGCTCTCACCGCGGGCTTGCTGGCTGGATGCTCGACAAACAAAGAGCAAATGCTGCCACATGGTCAAAACACCATGATGGACGTCTGGAATCAAGGCACGACCGGTTCGGCCGGGAGCGCTAGTGGCCGACAGTTGCTCGATGCACGTTCGGAGTTGCGCCGTCCAATCGATGTACGCGCTACCCAGCCCTTGCAGGACAGCGCGGCCTACACCCGTACCGCTCAAAACGAGATCTACAGCCAGTTCAAACGACTGCCCAATCCGGATCTTGTCATGTATGTGTTTCCGCACCTTGCGGGCTCCGATCCAGCACCAGTCCCTGGCTACACCACTGTGTTCCCTCTCTATCAGCGTGTGCAGTACGCCATGCCTGGCGAGCGGGTCGAGGACTACTGA
- a CDS encoding DNA cytosine methyltransferase — protein sequence MNTFSLLITPKIGEARGVPRIWLEGQKLLNAGIEIGTRFSLIRPEGQTRLELVPATSPELNTGDVTVSRRVKNGITTPLIEIRTALLRSLFKTAEKVRVVIRLGRIVITPLDNDKRIEERLARMKRKLDAQEPLAVCSLFHGGGVLDRAIHAGLARSGIDTFVRIGIEVEDQYLDASLRNNPMLWRDTSFAICADVRDVQRGSGTPECDLVVAGIPCTGASRAGKAKNKLNSAEQHPSAGSLFIDFLDFVRYSNPVMAIVENVPDYQTSTSMEVVRSVLKSLGYRLFECILDGAVFGAFESRSRMALVAYTKGAFEPLTQDQITPLRTKERSLKELMDAVPETDQSWKCYDYLGRKEERDIASGKGFRRQLLTPEATSCGCIGRGYAKARSTEPFIRHPRNPALSRLLTVGEHARVKTIPVEIVEGVSNTTAHEILGQSVIYAAFEAIAATVGKLITKLHRTARPAGVMAA from the coding sequence ATGAATACATTCTCACTGCTCATCACCCCTAAAATAGGGGAGGCCCGCGGCGTCCCACGTATTTGGCTTGAGGGCCAAAAGCTTTTAAACGCCGGCATCGAAATTGGAACTCGTTTTTCACTCATCCGCCCAGAAGGACAGACCAGGCTGGAACTCGTGCCAGCCACATCACCAGAGCTCAACACAGGCGATGTCACGGTCTCCAGGCGGGTTAAAAATGGAATCACGACGCCTCTCATCGAGATCCGGACAGCCCTCCTCAGAAGCTTGTTCAAAACCGCAGAGAAAGTCCGAGTTGTCATTCGTTTGGGAAGGATCGTCATCACACCCCTCGACAATGACAAGAGGATTGAAGAGCGCCTGGCGCGAATGAAGCGCAAGCTCGATGCACAAGAACCACTGGCGGTATGCAGTCTGTTTCACGGTGGAGGCGTTCTGGATCGTGCGATACACGCCGGCCTGGCGCGTTCAGGAATTGATACGTTTGTCAGGATTGGTATTGAGGTAGAAGATCAGTACCTGGACGCCAGCCTGCGCAACAACCCGATGCTTTGGCGAGACACTTCATTCGCAATCTGTGCGGATGTTCGGGACGTGCAACGCGGCTCGGGCACCCCGGAATGTGATTTGGTTGTTGCGGGCATTCCCTGTACTGGAGCCTCCCGTGCAGGCAAGGCCAAAAACAAACTCAACTCAGCCGAACAACATCCATCCGCAGGCTCTTTATTCATAGACTTTCTGGACTTTGTCCGGTACTCCAACCCAGTCATGGCAATCGTCGAAAATGTACCTGATTACCAGACCAGCACTTCGATGGAAGTGGTCAGATCTGTGTTGAAGTCATTGGGCTACCGGCTGTTCGAGTGCATCCTCGACGGAGCAGTATTCGGGGCATTCGAAAGCAGGTCCAGGATGGCTTTGGTTGCATACACGAAGGGGGCTTTTGAGCCTTTGACACAGGATCAGATCACCCCTCTTCGCACAAAAGAGCGCTCACTCAAGGAGCTCATGGACGCTGTGCCAGAAACTGATCAAAGCTGGAAGTGCTATGACTACCTGGGACGTAAAGAGGAGCGCGACATTGCTAGCGGCAAGGGCTTTCGCAGGCAACTACTGACACCTGAAGCAACCTCATGCGGCTGTATTGGGCGTGGGTACGCGAAGGCAAGATCGACAGAACCATTTATTCGACACCCAAGAAACCCGGCGCTAAGCAGGCTTCTGACGGTAGGCGAACATGCTCGCGTCAAAACAATACCGGTTGAAATCGTTGAGGGAGTATCCAACACCACAGCCCACGAGATACTGGGTCAATCTGTCATCTATGCCGCTTTTGAAGCAATTGCGGCCACTGTAGGGAAGTTGATAACGAAGCTGCACAGAACTGCCAGACCGGCAGGAGTGATGGCTGCTTGA
- a CDS encoding HEAT repeat domain-containing protein — protein MAEVESDFRLLVDTNRNVMATHKELVAELINVLNSDGSSEVRAGAAKGLGAAGGADALRALRAALKHDSKILVRAASAEAVGLILGRGNLQDMMDQ, from the coding sequence GTGGCAGAAGTAGAAAGCGATTTTCGCTTACTTGTTGATACGAATAGGAATGTCATGGCTACTCACAAAGAACTCGTTGCTGAACTGATCAATGTACTGAACTCTGATGGCTCATCCGAAGTTCGAGCTGGGGCCGCAAAGGGACTAGGCGCTGCTGGTGGTGCTGATGCATTGCGCGCTCTGCGTGCAGCGCTGAAGCATGATAGTAAGATTTTGGTTCGCGCCGCATCTGCGGAGGCTGTCGGTTTGATTCTTGGCCGTGGCAACTTGCAGGACATGATGGATCAGTGA
- a CDS encoding conjugative transfer ATPase, which yields MTLFQRLKSRASLNSATQTDIAGDPLLSEPSAVELEQPEDDLVGDLKASDQNDVDAALERYLKRLEDQGIPAPGDWRNPKQKPATVGDVAALYDVKPSFVDLLPWIEYLPAEQAMLLEDGKSLAAFFELTPIGTEGRDPEWLRKVRDALENALQNSFDELDTSPWVVQFYAKDETSWDDYLRNLREYIRPQAKGSPFSELYLDLFKHHLDAIAKPGGLFEDTTVSKLPWRGQQRRVRVVVYRRVVGDAAFRGQTPAMHLDNICQRFTGGLANAGIKSKRMDGYDIRHWLLQWFNPHPDHLGTTLKDFDRFLQLVNKRTEDAGEDLPLVTGDDFAQGLFYREPKSDSQKGLWYFDGQPHRVIMLDRLREAPKTGHLTGETRKGDDALHALFDKLPEDTVLAITLVITPQDVLEAHLEKLARKSVGDNQASLLTREAVNDARKLIGREHKLYRGSIAFYLKGNDEAQLTARSMQLTNALLGAGMEPVASDDEVAPLNSYLRWLPGNFDVNQKRAMDWYVQMMLAQHVANLCPVWGRSSGTGHPGITLFNRGGAPLTFDPFNKLDRQMNAHMFLFGPTGAGKSATLNNLLNQLIAVYAPRLFIVEAGNSFGLLGDFAKKLGLTVNRIKLAPNSGVSLAPFADAIRLVNTPSQVKTLDADDLESSDEDMNAKHDEDDDERDVLGEMEIVARLMITGGEEKEEARLTRADRSVIRQCILAAARICSDADRTVLTEDVRNALRAAGEDTSIPEGRRNRMLEMAEAMDMFCMGADGEMFNRTGTPWPEADLTIVDLATYAREGYNAQLSIAYISLINTVNNIAERDQYKGRPLVNVTDEGHIITKNPLLAPYIMKITKMWRKLGAWFWLATQNMDDFPPSTAPMLNMIEWWICLNMPPDEVEKISRFRELTPAQKGLMLSARKESGKYTEGVVLSKSMEVLFRAVPPSLYLALAMTEPEEKKQRYDLMQSMGVDELGAALEVAADLDRKRGIEPLNITFPTPRALENLA from the coding sequence ATGACTCTTTTTCAACGGCTCAAAAGCCGCGCGTCCCTCAATTCAGCTACGCAGACGGATATAGCGGGCGACCCTCTGCTGAGCGAGCCTTCAGCGGTCGAACTTGAACAGCCTGAGGATGATCTGGTTGGGGATTTGAAAGCTTCAGATCAAAACGATGTGGATGCTGCGCTTGAACGTTACCTGAAGCGACTGGAGGATCAGGGCATACCCGCGCCAGGCGATTGGAGAAACCCGAAGCAGAAGCCTGCCACAGTTGGCGACGTCGCCGCGCTGTACGACGTCAAGCCGAGCTTTGTCGACCTCCTTCCATGGATTGAGTACCTGCCAGCTGAGCAAGCGATGCTGCTTGAGGATGGCAAATCCTTGGCAGCATTCTTCGAACTGACTCCGATCGGCACTGAAGGCCGTGATCCCGAATGGCTTCGCAAGGTGCGTGACGCCTTGGAGAACGCGCTGCAAAACAGTTTTGACGAGCTCGATACCTCACCTTGGGTTGTGCAGTTCTACGCGAAGGACGAAACCAGCTGGGATGACTACCTTCGGAACCTGCGTGAATACATCCGACCACAGGCTAAAGGCAGCCCGTTCTCGGAGCTGTACCTGGATCTTTTCAAACATCACCTCGACGCAATCGCCAAACCTGGTGGTCTTTTTGAAGACACCACAGTTTCAAAATTGCCTTGGCGTGGCCAGCAGCGCCGCGTGCGGGTGGTCGTGTATCGCCGGGTAGTCGGTGATGCAGCGTTCCGTGGCCAAACCCCTGCCATGCATCTGGACAACATTTGTCAGCGCTTCACAGGAGGTCTGGCCAACGCCGGTATTAAAAGCAAACGGATGGACGGTTACGACATCCGACACTGGCTCCTGCAGTGGTTCAACCCTCATCCCGATCACCTGGGAACGACGCTCAAAGACTTTGATCGCTTCCTTCAACTGGTCAACAAACGCACAGAGGATGCCGGCGAGGATCTCCCACTAGTCACTGGCGACGACTTCGCACAGGGACTCTTTTATCGAGAGCCAAAATCCGACAGTCAAAAAGGCTTGTGGTACTTCGATGGCCAGCCTCACAGAGTCATCATGCTGGATCGGCTGCGCGAAGCCCCGAAGACCGGCCACCTGACTGGCGAAACACGTAAAGGCGATGATGCCTTGCATGCCCTGTTCGACAAGTTGCCTGAGGACACTGTGTTGGCCATCACCCTGGTCATCACCCCTCAGGACGTGCTGGAGGCTCATCTTGAGAAGCTGGCACGCAAGTCGGTGGGTGACAACCAGGCTTCACTACTGACCCGCGAAGCGGTAAACGATGCCAGGAAACTGATCGGTCGTGAGCACAAGCTGTACCGAGGCAGCATCGCCTTTTACCTCAAGGGAAATGACGAAGCACAGCTCACCGCGCGCAGCATGCAGTTGACCAACGCATTGCTGGGTGCCGGTATGGAACCCGTAGCATCTGACGACGAGGTGGCCCCACTCAACAGCTACCTGCGTTGGCTTCCCGGGAACTTCGACGTCAATCAAAAGCGAGCCATGGACTGGTACGTGCAGATGATGCTCGCCCAGCATGTTGCAAACCTGTGCCCTGTGTGGGGTCGCTCCAGTGGTACCGGGCATCCTGGCATCACGCTATTCAACCGTGGTGGGGCTCCACTGACATTTGATCCATTCAACAAGCTGGATCGTCAGATGAATGCCCACATGTTTCTGTTCGGCCCCACAGGGGCAGGTAAGTCCGCCACGTTGAATAACCTGCTCAACCAGCTCATTGCGGTTTACGCTCCCCGCCTGTTCATCGTCGAGGCGGGTAACAGTTTCGGTCTACTCGGGGATTTCGCGAAAAAGCTTGGGTTGACAGTCAACAGGATCAAGCTGGCCCCGAACTCAGGCGTTAGCCTGGCTCCGTTCGCCGACGCTATTCGCTTGGTAAACACACCGAGCCAGGTCAAGACCTTGGACGCTGATGACTTAGAGAGCTCTGACGAGGACATGAATGCCAAGCACGATGAAGACGATGATGAACGGGATGTCCTCGGCGAGATGGAAATCGTAGCCCGTTTGATGATCACCGGCGGTGAGGAAAAAGAGGAAGCTCGGCTGACCCGGGCTGACCGCAGCGTAATCCGACAGTGCATCCTTGCAGCGGCCAGAATTTGCTCCGACGCCGATCGCACCGTCCTGACGGAAGATGTCCGTAATGCGTTGCGCGCGGCCGGGGAAGACACCTCCATCCCGGAGGGCAGACGCAATCGGATGCTTGAAATGGCCGAAGCCATGGACATGTTTTGCATGGGCGCCGACGGGGAGATGTTCAACCGTACCGGTACGCCTTGGCCTGAGGCAGATCTGACCATCGTCGACTTGGCCACCTACGCACGTGAGGGCTACAACGCCCAGTTGTCGATCGCTTACATCTCGCTGATCAACACCGTGAACAACATAGCGGAGCGTGATCAGTACAAGGGCCGTCCTCTGGTCAACGTGACAGACGAAGGCCACATCATTACCAAAAACCCCCTCCTCGCCCCTTACATTATGAAGATCACCAAAATGTGGCGAAAGCTCGGGGCCTGGTTCTGGCTGGCAACACAGAACATGGATGACTTTCCTCCCTCAACTGCACCAATGCTCAACATGATCGAGTGGTGGATCTGCTTGAACATGCCGCCTGACGAAGTGGAGAAGATCTCCCGTTTCCGTGAGCTCACACCTGCACAGAAGGGCTTGATGCTGTCAGCACGCAAAGAGAGCGGTAAATACACCGAAGGCGTGGTTCTTTCGAAATCGATGGAAGTCCTGTTTCGCGCTGTTCCGCCGAGCCTGTACCTGGCATTGGCCATGACCGAGCCTGAAGAGAAAAAACAGCGTTACGACCTGATGCAGTCCATGGGTGTCGACGAGTTGGGAGCTGCCCTGGAAGTAGCTGCAGATCTCGACCGGAAACGAGGTATTGAGCCCCTGAACATTACATTCCCAACACCCCGTGCATTGGAGAACCTGGCATGA
- a CDS encoding DsbA family protein, with protein sequence MKRPTRRKFLYCIGAVALAISPFLLTEGMQYQLGVTGDPVAPAADQKRHSGGWVYGSRGARFTIVEYADLECPYCKDYFPHLKAWVDQHPDVNLQWHHLPLPMHEPAASYEARWAECAGIERGNDAFWLAVELIYQRTRSNGAGTAGNPQIPGLEDRQHFIDNCAASNPSVQQAVISQAHKASQDGITATPTLVIKDKQSGRSIKLQGAPDGDVLLSAMDWLASTKDR encoded by the coding sequence ATGAAGCGACCGACGCGCCGGAAATTCCTCTACTGCATCGGTGCGGTCGCCTTGGCTATCTCACCTTTTCTGCTGACCGAGGGGATGCAGTATCAGCTTGGCGTCACAGGTGACCCCGTGGCGCCGGCAGCCGATCAGAAGAGACATAGTGGCGGATGGGTATACGGGAGCCGTGGCGCCCGTTTCACCATCGTCGAATATGCAGATCTGGAATGCCCCTACTGCAAGGATTACTTCCCACATCTCAAAGCCTGGGTTGATCAGCATCCAGACGTGAATCTTCAGTGGCACCATCTGCCCCTACCTATGCATGAGCCTGCAGCTAGCTATGAGGCTCGGTGGGCTGAGTGCGCGGGGATTGAGAGAGGCAATGACGCTTTTTGGCTCGCAGTCGAGCTCATTTATCAGCGTACTCGGTCGAACGGTGCTGGAACTGCTGGCAATCCGCAGATCCCTGGCCTCGAAGATCGACAGCACTTCATTGATAACTGCGCTGCGAGTAACCCGTCTGTGCAACAGGCCGTCATTAGCCAGGCTCACAAGGCGAGCCAGGACGGCATCACAGCCACCCCTACGCTGGTCATTAAGGACAAGCAATCTGGTCGCTCGATCAAGCTGCAGGGAGCACCTGACGGTGACGTGCTGCTCTCCGCAATGGACTGGCTGGCCAGCACGAAGGATAGATAA